The following proteins are co-located in the Anomalospiza imberbis isolate Cuckoo-Finch-1a 21T00152 chromosome 1, ASM3175350v1, whole genome shotgun sequence genome:
- the LOC137476731 gene encoding lipid scramblase CLPTM1L-like: MTIRWQGLRPKFQFGAYNDSEKKTEEYDAQAMKYLSYLLYPLCIGGAGYSLLNVKYKSWYSWLINSFVNGVYAFGFLFMLPQLFVNYKMKSVAHLPWKAFTYKAFNTFIDDIFAFIITMPTSHRLACFRDDVVFLVYLYQRWLYPVDKSRVNEYGESYEEKLKKKKAHRE; the protein is encoded by the exons ATGACAATCAGGTGGCAAGGTTTGAGACCCAAATTTCAG TTTGGTGCATACAATGACTCTGAAAAGAAAACCGAGGAATATGATGCCCAG GCTATGAAATACTTGTCATATTTGCTCTATCCACTGTGTATTGGAGGTGCAGGTTACTCCTTGCTGAATGTCAAATACAAAAG CTGGTACTCCTGGTTGATTAACAGTTTTGTCAATG GAGTGTATGCTTTTGGATTCCTGTTTATGCTGCCCCAACTATTTGTAAACTACAAG atGAAATCTGTTGCACACTTACCATGGAAGGCTTTCACATACAAA GCATTCAACACCTTTATTGACGATATATTTGCTTTTATCATCACTATGCCAACATCTCATAGGCTGGCATGCTTTAGAGATGATGTTGTGTTCCTGGTCTATCTCTACCAAAGATG gCTTTATCCTGTGGATAAGAGCAGAGTAAATGAGTACGGAGAATCTTAtgaagaaaagttaaaaaaaaaaaaagctcatagAGAATAA